One stretch of Arachis duranensis cultivar V14167 chromosome 1, aradu.V14167.gnm2.J7QH, whole genome shotgun sequence DNA includes these proteins:
- the LOC107496120 gene encoding uncharacterized protein LOC107496120 — MMSLLEDSGNLEALTLNYFAINNLWTWLAVITAALSFWKIRVSANSPHLTDLHAVPQHPPHDHRDDPPSVPTLVFGNVDVDGPTKGKFTVYYEDDDDVARESHQELLTEWHGGSESEWWESWERLLKLRVGENQNGWYTWQDLTAINGNVVRLWDGEFPLKNRQHVHVW; from the coding sequence ATGATGAGCCTGTTGGAAGATTCTGGTAATCTGGAAGCTCTAACTTTGAATTACTTTGCTATCAACAACTTATGGACATGGCTTGCCGTTATAACCGCTGCTCTAAGCTTCTGGAAGATTCGTGTCTCCGCTAACTCTCCTCACCTCACGGACCTTCACGCCGTCCCTCAGCACCCACCTCATGATCATCGTGATGACCCGCCGTCTGTCCCGACTCTTGTTTTTGGCAACGTTGACGTTGACGGACCCACAAAAGGGAAGTTTACCGTGTATTACGAGGACGATGATGACGTGGCACGCGAGAGCCACCAGGAGTTATTAACGGAGTGGCACGGCGGCAGCGAGTCGGAGTGGTGGGAGAGTTGGGAACGGTTGttgaagttgagagttggaGAGAACCAGAACGGTTGGTACACGTGGCAGGATTTAACGGCGATTAACGGCAACGTTGTTAGATTATGGGACGGAGAGTTCCCGTTGAAGAACAGGCAACACGTTCATGTATGGTAA